The Vanessa tameamea isolate UH-Manoa-2023 chromosome 25, ilVanTame1 primary haplotype, whole genome shotgun sequence genome segment ttatttggcttttgtcctttTTTGGTTGGAACGTACTATACAATGCTTTTTATTGAAGGCTTCTCTTCTTCAGATCTTGTGGATCGTCATCGCAGCTTCGATGCGAggaaacattacaaataaaacgcTCATTTAATGTAACCCCAACCTTATTCAGCCCGCGATTCAGTACAAGTGTACCGAATGCACTGAAGAAAATCGACTAGGTTCCatttaaaaggtaaataaacatCACACACTATAAATTAGACTTTATTACCGTTACCAGTAAATACTATTATCAGTTATCAGTTCGATATTTATGCATCATAATCTTATGAAATCCGGTCGTGAATAACAACTGTACGTATTGTTAAAGGCTTAATGTTATGGATGTTTGTGTACGATTTGTATTGTTATCATCATTAAGTTTATAAATCTTGCTTAACTATTTACTATATACAATTGTTATGACGTATTGTTATTCGGCGTCGCATAGAAGGCTATGCCTGAGTAATCAGTTATAGCTTTCTTGTgtaatgtcaaatataatactcagatctaatcaaagacaatgataatttgacatagacaattttactactttttaccaatacctaacatttttttataataaacatccCAATTAATCGCGGACGCTGAATTTTACCAATCGCGTCAGAATTTCATATTCTATCGGCATCACCtcgatgtccgaaaatccacaacagcgcgatttttacagcattttctgcctcgcaaaACAACTCTGTGAAACTACATTTGCCAACGGTTCTTCCGAACAGATTTCACTTAGGAAACTTCGAGAAAAGAGTCTATTCTTACAAGCCCcgcagtgttgcagatgtccatgggcgatggaCGGTCACTTATATAAGGGAAGTAAagacatatattttgtaagtaaaatttagCAACCGAGCTAATATGTCACCAACATTTTTACTAAGTTGACAACATTTAatctctttatttatgtttatagaagggctattaattatttagatatttagcAAATCCTAATATTAGCAATTGCAATTTAGAAGACCAGACGCCATACGTTGACTTGTCAGATCTAAACACAGTGAAAACAGTTACATCAGAATAATAACATTTCGACACACGATACTATTTTTGGATTTCGATGATAAACATCTGTTTTGGAACAATAAATATCTAAGGCCTATTACAAGTCCATCTAATTCACTGTAAAATGAAGATAAATTTGacatttctttgtaaatattttttatttaaatggactTGAAGTTAAAAGTTCTGATTGATTACGTAAAAGAAATAATCTtcataaataaagcatattcaACGATTGGCGCCAAGCAAGCGGCCAGCCCCAGGTGTCCACTACAGAACTACGGCTAGGTTTTTGTCATAGTTTTAAAATAGACTAAATCGACTTCAGATAAATGGGATAAGGACAAATGATGATGGTGTTGTCAAGATTGTTAAAAAACAAGCGTAAGACAACTCCTTTCTACGACTTCTTTATTAGTTTCGATATTCACtacgtaattattatgttttttaattacttttagttGTGGCAGATCATTTTGCGACACGAACGATTGTCCAGTACGATCGTGGTTACAttctacattacattaacaatctgtaaatttcccactgctgggctaagacctcctctccctttgaggagaaagtttggagcatatttcaccacgctgctccaatgcgggttggtggatacacatgtggcagaatttcgttgaaattagacacatgcaggtttcctcgcgatgttttccttcaccaccgagcacgaaatgaattataaacacaaattaagcacgtgaaaattcagtggtgcttgcctaggtttgaacccgcaatcatcggttaagatgcacgcgttctaaccactcggccatctcggctcgtggTTACATacttaactaaattttaaattataacagtaGCTGAttcttaaaactataaaacgATTAAATCCGTATTTTATTCCACTGACAAAAAACCTCAAATTGTCTTATATGGTCGTTAGTTGATTTACAAGATAAACATTCCATTCAAGTAATCATAATAGtcgaataaaagttataaataaaacctaattctgaaatcataacatttatagataacaatcatttgttaaaacatacaattacaATGTCTGTGttcgtttcgttttattaacaaacaatgTGACGCTCTAAGGTATAATATTcatgttcatattatataatttattaggtttGTATTACGCACAGAATCCATacaagaaaaacaaatgaaataaaagaattgACAAACAATTGTAGTgtcaatattaatgtttttaatactttttctctcaaaacaataattattaatagaatattatagcGCGACCGTGATGTCTTAATACTATAACCTTATTAtccatatatttatgtaataggttATAGGACTGTTTTACGTGATCGAGAGCCGCATAACGActttagcactgtaagaaacattaattcgtcggtgctaccaaccttgggagctaagttaTTATATCCTTCATGGAAAGACATTGGCTCGCACAGTTCAAGctgcaacacaacaatactaagtactgtttgGTGGACAACTATGGTAGGTACTTATCCAAGcgggcttgcagaaagccctaTCACTAAATGAGAAAGGTAAAAGAGAAACAGTTgacattatatagatataaatcttaataatcaaTAAGTCTAACCAAACACCTTCCTAACATTAGAATTATTAAGAGGCAACCTTCTCGTCGAGCTCTAGAAAGCTTCTCTAATGAACACAAAACAAacgatgtaaaataataatattcaaataatttaggtATCGACTATTGTACGTACgtcaatgtaataaaaaattgaatgacATTCAATTTGACGTTTTTTGTCGCACGGAAGTTCAACCGGCTTAATGTAACTGGTTAGGCTAACGTCGTCAGGTATTTTGGTACTAAGACAAGTTTATGTGATAAGTATTCATTCCAACGGCAGgaagagtaaagataaacaaatcttagattaacATAATCCATACATCTAATATGATGTATACGGTTCCACAACAGGATCCcaaaaagcgttcaaaatgaaatcaaaagccaaataaaaaaaaaaatgttaaggaacgcgtGTTTGCTAaaggttattataaaattagtaagtttatgattgatatgggaatgaaacgatcgcctcctggctatttcttttcatattgaaaacatgttaataataaaattgaattgaaaaaaaaagatacgcTGAGTTTCTTACGACGGTTCATCTCAGGTCAGAgtatttttccgaaccggtggtagtgtttaatttgacaatcaataaataagtattacatacttctatattgaataaaggagttTGAGTTTAATAGCTTCGCTTTATTGTGCACTACGGACAATTCTCgcttaatatatctttgtttataacaCAACAGTACCCACACATTAATTACCTCGTAATTTATGATAACAACTTCATCATAATTGCAACggcattttatatattcatttatatcaatttatattaaagttatatagtaGACTATAGAATAGACTCCAACCACAGTAGGACCAAAGCcaaatatacaacatttgacattgatttgacgcgatatcattggtcgagagcttgaataatctatgatattaattatggattttcgaaaaaatcgcaatttgaacgtcgacgaagctgCTATCGGAACTTTAggagtaaaatttatttcgataCAAGTCTTTAAGtggaatagtattgtattataaataatgaaatattaatcaagagctgttagtagtgcacaatatagccgagctattaacaaatcgcaaGGAATAcgaaaatctaaggtttatttacctttattccttctgcgattggaatagactatagattgTTTTAGATCACGATCAATGATGTCATGTAAAACCAAGGACGAAGTTGCTTATTTAACTTTACGCCTGACATTGGAACAGACTATAAATGATATACTATAGACGTCTGTTTATGTAatctgacaaaataaaatattctttattcgagtagcttcataaaagcactttagaatcgtcatgttacagtatagaattaaatgtaaatgtgtTAGAATTCAGCCGCACGAATTCGAGGAAGCAGTGTCTAATTaatctgttataaatatatcaacatttttaattttatcaaatacgaCCGACTGTTTTAGTTGATCTCTAAATtaggtatgaaataaaaaagataaaaaattgagGACAACAATCACACGGTAACAAGATAAACAATAACACAAGATAAGCGAAGCAGCTACTATACTAGTAGTTGGTACGGTTCCACATTCATTAAACGTTCACGACATCACGATCGCGCTATAATATACTATCAACCATTATTGTCTTGAGAAAAAAgtaatgaaaacattaatattgacACTACAATGATTGTTTGTCAATATCtttatttcatgtatttttCTTGTTATATGGATTCGATATTGGAGCCCATAAACTTCCTCAATAAAAAAAGGGGATGGCAAGCGGCTTCAATtacaggcaagcaccactgaatttttatgcccttaatttgtggttataattcatctcgtatttGGCGCTGAAagaatacatcgtgaggaaacctgcatttatcTCTTAGctgttttcttaataattttatgacattacgaaaatttttaaattgatgaacAAACCTATAAAgaagaaaatttgtttttatccgACTAGGAACTTTTAAATTCTCTGCtttttctgtaatataaatataaaccttcaCTTCATCACTCTTTTGAGTGATGGAAACCGaattaaaatccgttgagtaGTTTAAGAGATCTAAGcttacagacggcgggaagcgactgcGTTAAGCAATAAAATTCAAAcgaaagtaacaaaatatttactttaataattaaaatcaacaactagattataatatattgaatgtttattttaattaacaagcaCATTAACTTAAATATGCTGGctatcgttttaattattttgttttgccTCTGTGATGAATAATTGCGTTTAATGAGGTCAGTCGGAAACCCGACGATagcaaataaactttaatttgcgATAACTCTCGACCTAACAcagatataaaactaaaatactcaaaaatatatcgtattaaCGGGGCGCTCCGGAATCGCAcgggtttaaatttaaaaataaagagaatgatatgacataaatataatatataataatatatgtcgtCGATTACGAATAATTAGTAACTCGGttgattttgttgtatctgtGGGGTGTGACCGCCCTGACGtaatgagtcacgtgatcggaatcgtttgaagggacaacttttaaatttttaattctttcgAGAGCGGTGAGTCGGAAGCTAAATTTTAGTATAGAGAGCGATACAGTTCGGACATTCCGAACGGGACCGTTCACGCAACTCTGAtggttataatatacctactttatagtTTGTGATTGCTTGTATCATTGTGGTTAATTGCCGAGACCTACGCCATGAACCCTGTACCAGAAGCTCCTACTGATGATGGGCGTGCCGCTGATCTATCGCATATAGTGTAGTTTCAGAgttaatcgatttttttatgatataaattggcggacgagcatatgggctggtaagtggtcaccatcgctcatagacaatggcgctgtaagaaatattacctattccttacatcgccaatgcgccaccaactttgagaactaagatgttatgtcctttgtgcctgtagttacattggctcactcacccttcaaaccggaacacaacaatactgagtactgctgtttggcagtagaatatttgatgagtgtgcggtacctacccagacggacttgcacaaagccctatcaccaagtaaataatattacgaaCAAACATATCTTTCCcctttagaatattatatagaatatactatatattgctgcttagcggaagaatatattatgataagtgAGAGATAGCCACCCAGCAGGACTTGCACAAAGTATGACTACCCAGTAAATTGGTGCAGTAATTTCTACAATAGGTATTTATTgtcaattcaaatattttcttgCAGTTATGGAAATGACGCAAGAAAATAATTTCGCAAAGATCACGTTGAAGATACGAGGAGATTAATCTGTGAACGTCATCTATTTTAGACATTGAACGATTGACTATCTTACAAAAGAAAATTAGTGACTTAAATCTATTTACGATACATCTCCCGCCATATTGTCAAAtcgaattataaaacaaaattgtttattacgCTTTCGTTTAAAGATAACTGTTTTGTGACAACACTGTCATAATTGCATCGactaaataaacacaataaaaaataactaaatcgcGTGCAGTTCAGTCCTTAATAGATCTTTTCAATTAGAAGTATTATTGTCATTACCAATAGaagttatactttaaaaatccatataaaacattgttaaaaaaaaatacctttcagTTTCTATAGATAAAACATTTCCAAcccaattctttttttaaaaagatctgTAAACAGCTATGTATGACCTGACCTCCTTGGGATAAAAGCTTCACTCGTGACCTGGTTGCGTTCTTAAAAGCAAATTATAAGaactaaatattctttttaataaagcCATAGATTGATGATTATAAATCATGATAAgacattaaattgaattgtatcgATTACCAAGAATAAAATATCGGTATTCGTGTATTCTtcccactgaattttaatttcacttaaaaCTGACATACCCttcaaaaaataatgaaagaaatTGAGGTACCTTATACTAATTATAACGTCGTCGTTATAGGTAGGTTATACTCTGCCTCCACAACTTGTAATCGTGCACTTACAATCCAATAAAACGGAATACCTGACTAGAcaggaaattatttatattttagcgGCATGATAGAATCTACCTTCACTAGGGCCTCTACTTGATCTCCCCCCTcccacatttaataaatatgagacAGCCACCCAGAACATTAGCTACGACCACACCTTGATTTGTATCTCGTTTGAAGATTgaaccagtataattacaggcacaaagcGCATTActtattagttcccaaggtttgggCGCATTGGCGCGATGTAAAgcaaaatttcttacagcaccatagATATAGACCGAGGTGAAAACCTACCACCAGATACCACCCACTTACCAGTCCACCTTcgtggtaaaaataaaaataacctagTTAATCTCTGTTacggtaaaaatataatactggtGTAGCATTGTTATCATTTACAGAGTAACGTTTCACGGTGACTTTATCACGTAACACACGCATGATGTTTGTTTAACTGAGACATTTACCAGAATCTCATTAGATATTATCAATTACATGATAGCCAGCTAAACCCTACGGACGTTGTCTGCCTGTGCACAAAGTAAACGTCACGTCATGGGTAGATACTTTACGGGCTGCATATAGTTCTATGTgccctataatatatatagctaCAGACTTGCAGAGGGTTTTTACAcggtcagtttttttttaatttcctggtagtaggattttgtgcaagcacccaggtgggcttgcatgcttacaaatcataatattttacgtctaaagagcaacacttagtattgtcCAATTCCCGTTTGCAGGATGAGCAGCATAACTTCAGGCACAAAGGAAAcatggtggcgcattagcgatgggTAGAGTGTAAAaaattcttacggcgccaatctATGAGCAGtcgtgaccacttgccatcaggtggacATGCAAATGGAAAAGGAAACATCCAAATAAATAACCTTCAAATCATCATCGCCATAAatgatagatatattaaaacaaattgttaaaaatatccatcgattataaaaatgaaaggtaatgttgaaaaagagaaaTCATTCTAGTTAGAATATAATTACGAATTTATACTTACATCTTTAATATTCCAAAAGATCACAGTTAATCCCAGTTATTTTCCAAACAATACAAATTGCATTATTCGAAATATCCTGCAATGATGCACATttccaaaaacaaaacaattgaaattaatttaaaatttcgaaaatattcaaaacttaCAATGAGGTGACAAATATCCATATTTCCAAAATAGAAACCATCGTTCCTCATAACAacaatttacaacaatatttagagtttaaaacaaaataaaagttataagaactttgaaaataaatgtaggTTACGCTCAAAAACTGGTTATGAAGTGTCAAAGATCATCTAGAAAACTATTACAATTAGGTTAAGATTGCATAAAGCGTAAAAGCTGCATTAAACATGCATTATATTCAATTCTCAAAGTTAGaggtcatttttttaattatgtataaaaataaccagAATAAAGTACAATGCCATCATACCCATGTCATAACATCTAATGATTACGAAATTCgataaatttttcaaatttatcttaaaagaATGTGTCCATACTATTTTGTGGGATGTtatttagttaaacaatgctgcCCCtctttttaatgtcaaatcaaaGAGTGTCATTATTGTTCAACTATACACActctaaacaacatttataaggCAAGGCAGAGACATGATACAGACTTTACAATTCAGTCGTATGTTTCGTGAGACAAGTCTCATCACCAAATTGCCGAAGACACTGAAGACAGATGCGGCAACTGCTATCATACACCAAACTATTAAAGGATATATGAAATTCAATGTATGTTCAGTTAGTGTAACGATTAGACTCATACATAAAACACAGTCATTATTAACTATTATAGCTCACTTTCTCCTATTGTATTGTTTCAATATCATGTACAGTCTAAACTAAATTGCCTCATATATCTAATATGGATGTATGTGGAGTTTTGGGTTGAAAACTTTGGTCAGACAATGAAAAGGTATGGCCCAGTCCATGAGTTTCCCATCCCCAGAAAGCTAACATTTACCATCCTGTAGGAATGTGGAAGTGGAGGGTACCCTTTTGTTTTTACAAACACTTGTACACCACATACCCGTCACAGGTTCCACCATCACTTGTGAATGGCCACCGCATCCAAAAAAAGCcaaatatttgacagcaaattgacatatatcattggtcgagagttatTTATCTATGATCCCTATGGATTTGTCAAAAAAATGGAtattgaacgtcgacgaaactgttatcaaaATTTGTGATTAATGattggaaataagtggttaagagTCATAgcgttctattataaataaagatatattaatcataaactcttagtagtgcacaatatagctgagttattagcaaattgcatgaaGTATGTATATCTaaggtttatcttttttcctacttccttTAGAATAGGCTACAGTAACTTAACAGTAATTCCTaatcatcaaaatattcaatagtAGTAATCATGTCAACCTCCTACAGACTACAAATGTAAATTCTATTGTAACACAACAATTACACAGGTAAGGTTCTTTTGTTCTTATGACTAATTGAAAGAACATATCAACAAGTCTTAATTAAATCTAGATAGATAAAAAAGTTAGTcaagttactaaaataaaattactttttgcaTAAAGGAAAAGAAGCTAGCTTAGTCATAGCCAATTTAATGGCATTCGTTATTCAGAAATGattatatatgcaaatattGCAAGCTAAATCACATAAAAcagaaacaaaaattaaaattttggacaatgtttgttaataaggactaaaaacattttcttgtttttttaaatatacatggtACTTCAAAAATTAGATAAATTATGATTAGATCATGTagattaatatcataaaacacctcattaaagaagaaaaaaaaatctgtatcaaTGGCAAAAAACGATCATTATAAAGTTGCACTACAACAACATTATTGCATACAATTAAAGTTGTATTGAAAAAACAACCTTATTCGAATACAATAGACGCCATATTTGTTTGACAATTTGAAACTATGAGTAATTCTACAAGGTTTTAGTAAAATAGGCTGTAAAACAACCGTataaggttgttttttttttttcattgttcttAGTACATTAGCACTAAACTTGCACTGAAAACAAGGGTCACATTTCctttcaaatttacttttactgcAAGTTCAATGTATCTGAATGCCTATAAATGCTTAACACATTTCTGATTACCTTTTAtagatcattatattatataatatcgcatgaattttaattattaattggatTTTTGAATAGATCGaaaatttcttttgtttttaaatagtccgatttttttattaacaacatattattttcgtaatatttatttaacactatgAGTACGAGTTAATGGTAGTATCAATATGTTGAGGCAATTTTGTGCTTTTCTATCGATTAAAATAGACAAGTATTACGAtatgttactaaatataaagacatataattttttttaatagtggtaatttttgatattttcccCTTTCTTCTTGTATTACTTAGAATTACAAAGATCAAATGTAAATACTACTTACCAGATTAAATGAATAGTGATCTCTTTTGCCACGGTGTTGTAATATCCCCAACTCCTTTGTTTCGACACTACACGGCACATTTAAACACAGAACGAGGTCATAAAACACTATTTAGGAATTCATTAaccaaaagttatatttttaacgataaaaCACTGAGGATAATTTTTGCTTTTAGAAAAATCTCCTACTAGTTTGACAAAAACATATCACTTTTGacacttatttttttcactACGCACTAAGGATGTAAAAACCGATCTTAGAAGtaagtaatacttttttataacggttttttttattttatgttgatattacttaaatttttaaaatattattaaagtaatttgaccaaataataataaaaatacaaatatataactgaaataaagtgtataaatattgttttattagcaTTGGcaacttttttaaatcaaagattatgtattatattgttgaaattaaaatgagaacgtacattttgtattacatgtacaaaaatatataaatgttcaaTAAGTATATTCTaagactaattattttaaatatatataatataatcttttacttACATATGGACTTTATAATGTCGTATAAAAAcactttaacaatataataaggtACTTGTGCACTATACATATGTCAGAGAAAATTCACAAATTTTACtggtattatacaaaatatatttacgcttTCCACATTTTTTTGTGATTAGTAACATTGTCAAAGACATGCGCAATAGTAATTGCTGTTACAACAACAAGTGGCATTGGTTATTGATTTGCTTCAGCATCATTCCCTAATCTAAAAACATGCTAAGAATATCATCCTTAAGCTGGTTTTTGATAATGggaatatttgataaatgtcTAACCGATAATGCTGGCGTAACCTTTACGTTTAAAGAATATCAGTATAAGGATTCGcctaaaaatgtaatgtatatgcatgcattttgatttgatatattaaaaaaaaggtaaatttaaTAGGATAGCCTATGATATGCTACGAATTAATCTAAGGATAATTACTTTTCAGGAAATGACCTTTCACGAATTCGAATCAGCCTGTGAACAAAGCAGCGCGTGCAGCCAATTAAGTGGATTAACACGAACACGATGTGTGCGAGAATGTGTGTCCCCATCTTGTTACAGAGAGCTATATGTATCGGAcccggtaatttttttttttttaaataagtcggTTAATAGAAGGTTAAGCCGTCATAGAGGCAAATAGTGTCTCATAAAATGAGTGATTTGTGACCACAGTGACCTTTCAACATTTCTACTTTACCGCCTAACAA includes the following:
- the LOC113396458 gene encoding uncharacterized protein LOC113396458, with the protein product MLRISSLSWFLIMGIFDKCLTDNAGVTFTFKEYQYKDSPKNEMTFHEFESACEQSSACSQLSGLTRTRCVRECVSPSCYRELYVSDPLEEGEIDVRLNSFKGCFIQRSGRTRN